Genomic segment of Coffea arabica cultivar ET-39 chromosome 1e, Coffea Arabica ET-39 HiFi, whole genome shotgun sequence:
aaatttcagaaatagAGAAGATGCACATGCTTATGAAAGAATATAATTTGGATGGCCAATTCCGTTGGATAGCTGCCCAAACAAATAGAGCGCGGAATGGTGAGCTATATCGTTATATTGCTGACAAAAGGGGGATTTTTGTTCAGGTACAGTAATCATGTTTTTCCCGTGGATCAGCAATTTGCTTGCAGGGTGTTTTCTTAACggattaaattgaaaaaagttctTGAACTTCTTTCCAGCCTGCATTTTATGAAGCGTTTGGGCTTACTGTTGTGGAGGCGATGACCTGTGGCCTTCCTACATTTGCAACTTGCCATGGCGGTCCTAAGGAGATCATTGAAGATGGGGTGTCTGGGTTCCATATTGATCCATATCACCCTGATAAGGACTCTGCAGCAATGGTAAATTTCTTTCAGCGATGCAAGGAAGATCCAAAGTACTGGGAGAAAATATCTAGAGGAGGACTTGAAAGGATTTATGAAAGGTGTGAATGTGTAGGAAAGAATATTTGGTTCTTGTTGGTGGTGGCATATAGCCATTCATCTTGGCAGGCATGTGAGGTTTGATAATAATTTGCCTATACAACGTACGTTTTCAGGTATACCTGGAAAATATATTCAGAAAGGCTGATGACTTTGGCTGGAGTTTATGGCTTCTGGAAGTATGTTTCAAAGCTTGAGAGGCGGGAAACTAGGAGATATCTGGAGATGTTCTACATTCTCAAGCTCCGTGAATTGGTAGATCCTCGATCTCTCCTTTGTTTAAGACTAAATATGGTAGTGAATTAGTATCAGTGTGGATTATCTGCAAAGGCGGTGCCTATCGGCCAGCAGAAGGAGAGcctttgatttttgtttccttgttttctcCGTTTCAGGTAAAATCTGTTCCTCTGGCTGTTGATGATCAACATTAGAGGGTTGTACCACTAACTAGTGTgagatttatatatatatatatatatatatatatatatatatatggttttGTATGCAATGCTCGTTGCGGTGGGTGCTTATGCGGACGTTGAATCTTTGCCCTCATTCAACCGGTTTGAATTTGACGAGTCTTTGGATGATGAATTGatgcaataaataaataatactaGTAGCTTTCAAGAGCTTTGTGTTGTGTGTATGATGGCAAGAAAGGTATTCTGTCATGGGACAAATATGCTGGATGGGTGGTGGAGGATATGATGTGATGAATTCCTACATCCCCTATGTTTTGTTGAAGGTAGTTGTGCTGATGTCTGGTCTCCGTGGCAGTCTTTTAAGGGATCCATTATCTACTGGACCCGACCCGGGTTGCTTCTCTCAATAATAATAAGTAATGATTTTTATGTTGTACTTCAGTCGCTGTTTTGTTGTATGATGAATAAAGCACGGGAAATTTCCTTGAGAAAAGATCAGCATATTATATGTAAGTTCCACGACTACGaagtatatatattatatgaattAAAGCACGCAGCAGCAGGAGGACCTTAAAGTTAAAAGGGTCACAAGAAGACCGACAAACCAAAAGGCCCCTTCCTTAACCAACATTAcaaactcctcttctcttctgCTGTTGTGTTGGCTGCTGCTGTTTTATTTTCTGACACATTGCAGCGTTGCAGCTTTTCCTAACCACGTGCTGCCCCTCCCACGCGCGTGTCAAGTGATCACACGGCGTCTGTGGTCTACGATGCACGGTACCTGTCGTTCCAGTTTACTTGTTTAACGGTCAAGTATTGGGCCCCACATCAACGGTATATcgatctattttttatttttttttgggggtgttttccttctctctctctcttcgccCCCCACATTTTCGTTTCGTTTCGTTTCGTTTCGGGGAGAACAAACACTTGTGCCGGAGCAAATGGCTAGGCTAAAAGTAGAACTATTCTCTTGTCCTCTCAAAACGAGATGATCAGCCATCAAACTCTTGCTCAGCGCTGGGAGTTCCGAGTCTATTGGCTGAAAATGAAGAGGGTTAGGGGCGCCAGAATCAATGCAAACAGTATCATATAAAGTATTCATAATTTTAAGTAATTCAACAtttcgtcttttttttttttttttttggttaagggTGTCTTCTTGGCCATTGCCGAGTTGCCACATTTCCACATAAATAAATAGGGTCCAGTGGTGGTAGTGGGGACAGTAGTAGGGTAGGGTGGAACACAGCTTGTGACCTAGAAACAACTACTACAGTTAGCCATCGAAATTTTTAAAAGGCTATCACAATTCACAACAACAAACTGTAGGCTTTGAAGTtagaacaaagaaagaaaaagaaacgccCTAATTATAATTATAGTAATTATAATAGTACTACGGGTAAGGTAAGGTAAAAGATGAGATGCCTCTTCACTTTTGGATTGGTTGCCGCCGGCCGGGAAACCTCGTCAGAGTCAGAGTTGTTGGGGAAATGAGTGGGCCAGATACGCAAGAGCTCCAACGAGGGGGGCATTAATGTAAGTGGCCGGCTCTGACTGCTCGTAATCCGACCGTTGATCTGGGAAGCGGTCGTGCTGATCGGGGCCGCCAACGATCGCCCCCACGAGAATGTTAGGATTCGGAGACTGGGAATTCATGAAGTTGAAGCCGGAGGAGCACTGGATCTTTGCCGGGTGGGCAGCTAGACAAGGCAGGGAGGATCCCCTGTGGTGGATCCTCGTAGGATATCTTGGGCCGTATCCCACCATGTACGATATTTTCAGCGGATTATCTCCCAATAAATAGTCCACCTGATGATGAGATGTAAACACAAACACAAACACACGTTACATTGCAATAATGGTAAATATCTGTACCTGTTTTTTGGCAATGGTACGAAGCCGTCTCGGGGTGACAATGGTTCCGGCGCAATTCACGGCCGCCTGAGCTTGGGTTAAGTACTTGGCGTAAGCGAGCAGTAGGAAAGACGTTGATGTCACGTACTGCATGTTGCTGTCACTCATCTTAAACAGAAGACCACCTGCATCTCATTTCAATTACTACTAAACAGAAATGACTAGTcatgaaaatgttttccttccAGGAGCACTTGCACTCGATCAGAGGCATTACATCATTAACATTTTTATtaacagagaaaaaaaaaaaaaaaaaagccgctGAAACGGACGGACCTACCTGGGGTGTACTGAGTTTGAGAGAAGGGGGTTCCTGGAATTAGAGAGCAAATGTAGTTATCCGCATGGCCTTTGTAATCGTGGAGGGGTTGAATCTTCTGGACCAGAAATGCCTGGAAAATCATATGGCAGCAATTTTTAGTGATGACTGATGACTAGCAGCAACCAATGACAATGAGAGAGGTGGTGACGACCTTGGAAAGAAGAATCCTAGCTCCTACATGCTTGTTATCCCATCCAAAGGTGTTATCAGCCTCGTCTGCTCCTAGAGTCTGTCCATTCACTTGAATGTAGTGAAGGTAGGTTGGGTTCTTGGTAGCTTTGTGCAACCAAGCAGAACCCCACAACAGTTCATCCTGCACTCTCATCAGAACTAAAACAATTTAAACCTCAATTTATAAGCTCATTGGGCCATTTCCCGACTAGTATAGATGCAATTAATTCACTTCTTCAATCATTAGTaaaagatagagagagagagaatttaaAGATTTTGCCAGACTAATTACCTGATACCCAGAAAATGAACAATAAAAGGGGCAGACGAATGGCCTCAGTCCGTTGCTATAAGAGCCTCGGTACTTGTCAGCAAATGCGAAGACCTGTATGTATGTTCCCAAGTGGCAAATCAGGATTCAACTCTCGTATTATTTTACCCAAAATttgtaaccaaaaaaaaaaaaaagtactactcCATTTTAATTTAATGCTACTAATTAGTGAGTAGTAGTTTTTGAGGGGTCTGCATTACGCTAATAGCTCTCTTGACTAGGGTCTTGGAGTAAGTGGGGTCACTCCTTCTGAAGACCAAAGAAGCTGCTGCAAGAGCTGCAGCTGTTTCTGCTGCCACCTCAGTTCCTGGAGTATTTTTGTCTACCTTGAACACACTTCTGGGGGTGTCCATATCCTCAGGCCTCTCCCAACAAGCATGGTCCCTGTTTGCATCTCCGACCTAAAGGATCAGAAGTCAAGATGTCACATTTTGCCCCTCATTCCGTCATTAACTCATTCATTCATTACACCCCGCCCCaacaccaaaagaaaaaaaaaggggggggggcgGCGGAAAGAATAATTCTTGGAGAGGACAGAAACCTGAACATAGATTGTGTCTGGGCGGGCAGTGGCTTTGAGAAGGTAATCAGTAGCCCAGCGAATGGCTTCTTTAGCATTCTGAAGCTCGCCTTTCATGAGGCCGCCAAACTCAATGACACTCCAGGAGAGCATGGTGGTGGTGAACGCCATTGGAAGCCCAAACTTAACATTGTCCCCGGCATCATAATAGCCTCCCACCAAATCAACCTGCAGCAGCATTGTCCCTCAAAAGTTAAGAAataaggaggaaaaaaaaaaaaccaaagtaTCAGATACAAGGCTCAACAACCCCGAAAGATTGAAAGACGTACGTGCATCGCAGAGCCATCTGATAAACCAGAATCCTTCCTCCAAGTGATTCTCTGGTTAGGAGGGAGATTTCCTGACCTCTGCCCCTCAAAGAAGAGAATAGATTTGGAGAGAGCATCTCTGTAGTTGTGAGAGGCGAAGCTAGGGTGGCGGTGGTGTGGTGGGTAAGCAGCAGCATTGCAGAGAAGCAGAGAGGTGGAGAAGAAGGAAAGCAAAACGAGGGCGTTGGTCACCACCAGAGAAGCAGAGGAAACGTAGTTAGTCATTTTCCTGCTGCGCTGCCCGTTGGAGTTAAAATTGTGGGAACACTACACAACAAACTGCGAATACCCAAGCGGTCGTATTACTACTGAGCCAAAGTGACCAAGAAACCGCAACGGGAAAAAGGCGCAGTTACAGCACGCAGCTCCCGCCCCTCCAACCCCGCACGGGCCGCACCCTATTATAattgctataaaaaaaaaaaaactgctctTTCAATGCCCTGACCTGCCTCCTCCCTCTTTATCACTGGGTGTGTttagataggagattatttaaaataattattaatatgatgtatgtaagataaaaagatgactaaaaagataaaatatgtgttaaaaaatatatttatgatgtaaataaataatttttgacaaataatggcaatccaaaatatATTATTAAGCCCAACATCCAGCCGCTGTAATTACTACTTTTGTTCTCTTTGCAACTAATTATGGTTATCTTCCTCTAAGAAGTGCTATGGTTTTTGTGGTTAATCAGCTCTTCTTTTCGCGAGTAGTATGCTGATACTATTAGTATAGTAGTATGCAGGAGGAGTAGTACTATAGGAGTGTATTACACTTTTTATTTTGGCCGACTGACAAttagtagtatttttttttaatcaaacgtCAATATCTATGCCTACTGCACTCCTAttcctacttttttttttagggtattCATATTTCTACTTTAGTCTGTTCTGTGAAagattattttctaaaaaaggAAATAGTGAATGAATTGATAGtaaattattatattttaatatCTGTTTCCCCCTTGGAGAAGATATTAATCATATATAAAATAGAATTGTTTGAGAATATAAATTctgatcaaaataaaaaaaatggattttgattcaaatttttagcaaaaataataaaataagttTGTTGATAAATTCGAGTGATTAAATGTTTCACAGTTAGAAAACtgaatttattattataaacTATATTTTCGAACAAAATCGATCGATTTAAAGTATGATCATGCACAAATGTTTAGATATATTAGAAAGCAATGTCGTTGAGATCCACCGTAGGTTTAAAGTGTGATAATGAGCAAGTCTCTAAATATACTAGCAAGTAGATATAGAAAGCCATATTATTGAGATTCAAGTGGGCTTTAGGTTTAAACTATAATCATAAACAAgtgtacaaatatatttttaaaagataAGCGGATATAGAGAATAATCATAAACAAGTGTATAAATATACTTTTAAAAGATAAGTGAATATAGAGAACCATTTTGTTGAGATCCAACTAGGCCATGAGAAACTGACAACCACACAAATTTGGAGAAGTCACGTATTAGTGTCAAAAGTGATTGTAGATaagatttgaaaccctaactttcgtGTTAATGACAAAATAAGAAATAATATTTgaactcttaatttttcaacaGGCCTTAAAAGTCTTTTGTCGTAACTAACTGCTGCTTGCTGCAGCttgatttttactttttttttttttttttttgatgtaaGGGTGTCCGAATTttcggcccgactaatcccctgcaaCCTCAGAAAAGAGGCTCAATCCTCTCGAACACGATAGCTCCAGAACTCGAACCGTGATCGTTATACCCTAAACAGAGACAACGAAACCACTCGAGTTATCCCGATATGAGCTATCCCGGATCGTCATGCCCTAAAGAGGGCAGCTTGGTTTTTACATTAAATCACGTTTGTCACAGCTTTTCACGGGATagtaatgaatgaatgaatgaacaaaatggAAGTACACGGGGGTTTGGGCTTAGCCACGAACGTGACTTTGTCACGTGGAAGCTCGGCatctattcctttttttttttgggaaaaattctcttccttttttaaGCTTCACCAATTATGTATATACTGTAGTATGCCAAACAAACTCATCACTTCGACTTCATCCTCTAGTCACTTTGATCCCCtcgttttatttcttttgtgtgGGTTAATCACTTTACTTACTTGGAACGCTCGGTACTCGTCTATATTACCTccatttataatttttttttttttaaaaaaaagatgattaCAGCTTGGACTGACTAACAGTACTATATTCCCAAGACAGAGTTAGATTAAGACCACAAATTAGACATGAATGAACCTCGTatccaacttcacaaaatttagtcTCGGAAAAGATGTttgggaagaaaaaagaagaaagattaTTACTAGAAAATAACCAAGAAAGATTTTCCCCTTCCTACGAGGGCCGAAAAAGAATACTCTGTTTGGGTAACACACTCAACCCCCAACCCCTGAAAAAACCCTCCAAGAGAGGAAAGGTTGGCCATATTTTGCCGAATGACGCTTGagatcttttttcttctttttgcgtGCGTTctaaaagaaaatatttctagtgtactctttttttaaaaaatagagTGTACTATTTCTAGTGtactcttttttaaaaaaacataaCGTTAAGAATCTACACTAATGTTGTTCTAACAGAAAATAGTTCtaatgtacttttttttttttttttgtgtttaacGGAAATAATCTACACTACTTCTGTACTGTGGGAGAGGGGAGGAAGTTCAGGTAGATTTGTATAGGGACCAAACAAGTGCACTAGtacattttctaaattttttttttgaacaacaGAAGCACAATACTTTCTTATAATGTATTGGGTAAGGTTTGAACTCGTAATCTAGTGCACGACAAAGCTCCAAGAGGCTCTCACTGGCTAGTGGAAAACAGGGTGAAATAGAGTAGCTTATATGCATCAACAAATTTCATTGAAACTATCAATAAATAACCCTTTTTTCTTATTACATTACTaagaagtaaaaaataaatagaatactATGGAGGCCTCATTTTACATTTTGCCATACCATATGCATGTCCAACTCACAAGAAGCTAAAATCCGATGTTGCTCATTCGGCCTAGGCTGGTGTTGTGAAACTGAAAATAGCATAGAATGCAATTTTTCCAAGCCAAGATGTTGCAATAAGCTGTGTAGTGGGGTGAACCTGCGCGTGCCACGTGTCAGCTCGGCAGGTCTTGCTCGTCAGGTCGGCTGTGAGACCTCGCAACTCGCAGGCGCAAGCTCGGCATATGGAGGCCAGCTCGGCCTTACTTATCGATTCTTGAGATGGGCCTATGGGCCGCCGTCCCCGAACTTGTAGGAGCCGCCGCACGAAACCCTAAGaagactccgaaccctaaggggacgCTGACTCCAATAAGGAAACTGCAACCCATTCTGCTCTATATATAATCAGCGTAAGGACTATACAAGGTACGCAAACACAAGTATTCTAGACTATTGCTCCGAGTATAAGCTCactgacttgatcgtcggagatATTCCGGGGAC
This window contains:
- the LOC113735258 gene encoding endoglucanase 17-like, yielding MTNYVSSASLVVTNALVLLSFFSTSLLLCNAAAYPPHHRHPSFASHNYRDALSKSILFFEGQRSGNLPPNQRITWRKDSGLSDGSAMHVDLVGGYYDAGDNVKFGLPMAFTTTMLSWSVIEFGGLMKGELQNAKEAIRWATDYLLKATARPDTIYVQVGDANRDHACWERPEDMDTPRSVFKVDKNTPGTEVAAETAAALAAASLVFRRSDPTYSKTLVKRAISVFAFADKYRGSYSNGLRPFVCPFYCSFSGYQDELLWGSAWLHKATKNPTYLHYIQVNGQTLGADEADNTFGWDNKHVGARILLSKAFLVQKIQPLHDYKGHADNYICSLIPGTPFSQTQYTPGGLLFKMSDSNMQYVTSTSFLLLAYAKYLTQAQAAVNCAGTIVTPRRLRTIAKKQVDYLLGDNPLKISYMVGYGPRYPTRIHHRGSSLPCLAAHPAKIQCSSGFNFMNSQSPNPNILVGAIVGGPDQHDRFPDQRSDYEQSEPATYINAPLVGALAYLAHSFPQQL